The genomic interval ACGGCGCCGGCCCCGGTCAGACCACCGGGTCGAGGAACGTCAGTACAGAGGCGTCCTCCTCGATCAGCGGAGTGAGCGCGGCGTTGAACGGGCCGCCGTACGGGGCCTTCAGGTGCGCCTGGAACGCGTCCTCGTCCCGGTAGACCTCGAAGATCCAGAAGGCGCGGGGGTGGGACGCCTTGGTGTAGACGTCGAAGACGAGGTTGCCCTCCTCCGCACGCACCTTGCCGGCGTACTCCGTGATCATGCGCGCGACCTCGTCCTGCGCTCCCTCACGGGCGGTGAACTCGGCGAGCAGGGTCTTCTTCACGGTGTGGTGTCCTTGTCAGTCGCGGTAGGAGCCGAGGTGCCAGACCCGGGCCCGGTCCAGTTTCACCGAGCCGTTCTCGGCGAAGACCCGCACTCCCTGGCTGTCGGGGTGGGGGAAGATCTGGTCGGTGATCACGGCCTCGCCGCTGCCGCCGAAGACCTCGACGGAGGACCGGTCGACGAGGATCCGCAGCCTGACCTTGCCGTCGACGGCCTTGAGCGGCGCCCGCTGGACGCCGGGGAAGGCGCTGCTGAAGTCCGTGGCTCCGGAGCGGGTGCGGTCGACGTAGAGCTCCTGGGTCGTGGTGTCG from Streptomyces sp. CC0208 carries:
- a CDS encoding antibiotic biosynthesis monooxygenase family protein, producing MKKTLLAEFTAREGAQDEVARMITEYAGKVRAEEGNLVFDVYTKASHPRAFWIFEVYRDEDAFQAHLKAPYGGPFNAALTPLIEEDASVLTFLDPVV